In one Achromobacter spanius genomic region, the following are encoded:
- the ycaC gene encoding isochorismate family cysteine hydrolase YcaC, whose translation MTKPYVKLDKNEAAVLLVDHQAGLLSLVRDFQPDQFKNNVLALADLAEYFKLPTILTTSFEDGPNGPLVQELKDKFPTAPYIARPGNINAWDNEDFVRAVKATGKKQLIIAGVVTEVCVAFPALSALEEGFDVFVVTDASGTFNEVTRNAAWSRMEQAGAQLMSWFGVACELHRDWRNDVEGLGTLFANHIPDYRNLMASYSANRKAN comes from the coding sequence ATGACCAAGCCCTACGTGAAACTGGACAAGAACGAAGCCGCCGTCCTGCTGGTTGATCACCAGGCTGGCCTGCTTTCCCTGGTGCGTGATTTCCAACCGGACCAATTCAAGAACAACGTGCTGGCCCTGGCCGACCTGGCCGAATATTTCAAGCTGCCCACCATCCTGACCACCAGCTTCGAAGACGGCCCCAACGGCCCGCTGGTCCAGGAACTGAAAGACAAATTCCCCACCGCCCCCTACATTGCCCGCCCCGGCAACATCAACGCCTGGGACAACGAAGACTTCGTCCGGGCCGTCAAAGCCACCGGCAAGAAGCAACTGATCATCGCCGGCGTGGTCACCGAAGTGTGCGTCGCCTTCCCCGCCCTGTCGGCGCTGGAAGAAGGCTTTGACGTGTTCGTCGTGACCGATGCGTCGGGCACGTTCAACGAAGTTACCCGCAACGCCGCCTGGAGCCGCATGGAACAAGCCGGCGCGCAACTGATGTCGTGGTTCGGCGTGGCCTGCGAACTGCATCGCGACTGGCGCAACGACGTGGAAGGCCTGGGCACCCTCTTCGCCAACCACATTCCTGATTACCGCAATCTGATGGCCTCGTACTCGGCCAACCGCAAGGCCAACTAA
- a CDS encoding LysR substrate-binding domain-containing protein: protein MHDLNDLYYFVQVVKNGGFAPAGRALDIPKSRLSRRIALLEERLGVRLIQRSTRSFAVTELGQEYFDQCLSMLAGAEAAQNVIDRTHAEPQGTIRMSAPPALIYYFLGDVVARFMERCPKVHVYLKSFSRSVDVLREGFDLAVRVRFGPMESSDLVMKHLGMSCQSLVASPALARSIPPNADVAQFAQLPTLALGTEQRECQWRLDGPDGARLSVPFTPRLVTDDMLALKQATLRGVGVAALPLMMIRDELDAGTLVPVGAPWVPEPGAVHAVFPSRRGLLPAVRELLDFMAAEYGETARRECDTQQRHGITSPKSLTPLIAPRLSSDK, encoded by the coding sequence ATGCATGACTTGAATGATCTCTATTATTTTGTCCAGGTGGTCAAGAACGGCGGTTTCGCGCCCGCCGGCCGCGCGCTGGACATCCCCAAATCCCGCCTGAGCCGCCGCATCGCCTTGCTTGAGGAGCGGCTGGGCGTGCGCCTGATCCAGCGTTCCACCCGCAGCTTTGCCGTGACCGAACTGGGCCAGGAATATTTCGACCAGTGCCTGTCGATGCTGGCCGGGGCCGAAGCGGCGCAGAACGTCATCGACCGCACGCACGCCGAGCCGCAAGGCACCATCCGCATGAGCGCGCCACCCGCGCTGATCTACTACTTTCTGGGCGATGTGGTGGCGCGCTTCATGGAACGCTGCCCCAAGGTACACGTCTACCTGAAGAGCTTTTCGCGGTCGGTCGACGTGCTGCGCGAAGGGTTTGACCTGGCGGTGCGCGTGCGCTTCGGCCCCATGGAAAGCAGCGACCTGGTCATGAAACACCTGGGTATGAGCTGCCAGAGCCTGGTTGCCAGCCCCGCGCTGGCGCGCTCGATACCCCCAAACGCCGATGTCGCCCAGTTCGCGCAATTACCCACCTTGGCGCTGGGCACCGAGCAGCGGGAATGCCAGTGGCGGCTGGACGGGCCCGACGGCGCCCGCCTGAGCGTCCCCTTCACGCCGCGCCTGGTCACCGACGACATGCTGGCGCTCAAGCAAGCCACCCTGCGCGGCGTGGGCGTGGCCGCCTTGCCCCTGATGATGATCCGCGACGAACTGGACGCCGGCACATTGGTGCCGGTGGGTGCACCCTGGGTGCCCGAACCCGGCGCCGTCCATGCCGTCTTTCCGTCGCGGCGCGGCCTGCTGCCGGCGGTACGGGAGTTACTGGATTTCATGGCGGCGGAGTATGGTGAAACTGCCCGGCGTGAATGCGATACGCAGCAGCGCCACGGCATTACTAGCCCAAAATCCCTTACTCCCCTCATCGCACCCCGCTTATCGTCCGATAAATAG
- a CDS encoding DUF3455 domain-containing protein, with protein sequence MKTQRSHRIPVVTGLFAVSLLAACGSMSSKSMAYSQANLPASIQVPAGNKVAWETVGVGEITYECRAKADMKGQAEWVFAGPNAALNDRMGKQVGKYYGPPATWEAMDGSKVTGKQLAVAPAGDGNIPYQLVQANPAMGAGAMTGVTYIQRVALKGGVAPKTPCTTAMLGQKSVVKYQADYIFWKAN encoded by the coding sequence ATGAAGACCCAACGTTCGCACCGCATCCCCGTCGTTACCGGCCTGTTCGCCGTGTCGCTCCTGGCCGCCTGCGGCTCGATGAGTTCCAAATCCATGGCTTATTCCCAAGCCAACCTGCCCGCCAGCATCCAGGTGCCGGCCGGCAACAAGGTGGCCTGGGAAACCGTGGGCGTGGGCGAAATCACCTACGAATGCCGCGCCAAGGCCGACATGAAGGGCCAGGCCGAATGGGTGTTCGCCGGCCCCAACGCCGCGCTGAATGACCGCATGGGCAAGCAGGTGGGCAAGTACTACGGCCCGCCCGCCACCTGGGAAGCCATGGACGGCTCGAAAGTCACCGGCAAGCAACTGGCCGTGGCGCCCGCCGGCGACGGCAACATCCCCTACCAACTGGTGCAGGCGAATCCGGCCATGGGCGCGGGCGCGATGACCGGTGTGACCTACATCCAGCGCGTCGCGCTCAAGGGCGGCGTGGCGCCGAAGACGCCGTGCACCACGGCGATGCTGGGCCAGAAAAGCGTGGTGAAGTACCAGGCTGACTACATTTTCTGGAAGGCGAACTAA
- a CDS encoding AraC family transcriptional regulator yields MPITTDPPEGSVTTAPLDIAYEPARRELLCTLDRMTGDLEGSLDTPIEGLYLHRLSQPTGAKPGLQKAALAVIAQGSKRLLIGDESFEYDPFHYLISSVDLPVVAKVSVASPTLPYLGLRLDLNPEEIAELISDENLPPLVPAEASRALCVNPLGGSLLDVVLRLLRLLDSPRDIPILAPMVKRELLYRLLMNGQGVVLRQTVLQDSQLNRVAKAIRILRDNYAQPLRVEEIARDVHMSVSSLHHHFKQATAMSPLQYQKHLRLQEARRLMLSDDAGVALAAHAVGYESSSQFSREYSRLFGTPPLRDKQRWKEESLGAAA; encoded by the coding sequence ATGCCTATTACTACCGACCCACCCGAGGGTTCCGTCACTACCGCCCCCTTGGACATCGCCTACGAACCGGCCCGCCGAGAGCTGCTTTGCACGCTGGACCGGATGACGGGCGATCTGGAAGGGTCGCTGGACACGCCCATCGAAGGCCTCTACCTGCACCGGCTGTCACAGCCCACCGGCGCCAAGCCGGGGTTGCAGAAAGCCGCGCTGGCGGTGATTGCCCAGGGTTCCAAGCGCCTGCTGATCGGCGATGAGAGTTTCGAGTACGACCCCTTCCATTACCTGATCTCCTCGGTGGACCTGCCTGTCGTGGCCAAGGTGTCGGTGGCCAGCCCGACGCTGCCCTACCTGGGCCTGCGGCTGGATCTGAACCCGGAAGAAATCGCCGAGCTGATCAGCGACGAAAACCTGCCTCCGCTGGTGCCCGCGGAAGCGTCTCGCGCGCTGTGCGTGAATCCGCTGGGCGGCTCGTTGCTGGACGTGGTGCTGCGCTTGCTGCGCCTCTTGGACAGCCCGCGCGACATCCCCATCCTGGCGCCCATGGTCAAGCGCGAACTGCTGTACCGGCTGCTGATGAACGGCCAAGGGGTGGTGCTGCGCCAGACCGTGCTGCAAGACAGCCAGTTGAACCGCGTGGCCAAGGCCATCCGCATCCTGCGCGACAACTACGCCCAGCCGCTGCGCGTGGAGGAAATCGCCCGCGACGTACACATGAGCGTGTCCTCCTTGCACCACCATTTCAAGCAGGCCACCGCCATGAGCCCGCTGCAATACCAGAAGCACCTGCGCTTGCAGGAAGCGCGCCGTTTGATGCTGAGCGATGACGCGGGCGTGGCGCTGGCCGCGCATGCCGTGGGCTACGAGAGTTCGTCGCAGTTCAGCCGTGAATACAGCCGCCTGTTCGGCACCCCGCCGCTGCGCGACAAGCAGCGTTGGAAAGAGGAATCGCTGGGCGCGGCGGCCTGA
- a CDS encoding aldo/keto reductase, translating to MRYKKFGSTGLFVSELCLGTMTFGGEGELWSKIGNLQQEDANRLVGRALDAGVNFIDTADVYSEGRSEVITGQALRDLKVARDDVVIATKVFGQTGAGVNARGNSRVHILDGVKKSLARLQLDHIDLYQIHGFDPATPIEETVRALDTLVQHGHVRYVGVSNWAAWQIMKALGIAERLGLARFESLQAYYTIAGRDLERELVPMLQSEGVGLMVWSPLAGGLLSGKYSRDGSVEAGSRRAAFDFPPVDRDRAYDSIDALKSVADARGVSVAQVALAWLLHQQVVTSVIIGAKRVDQLDDNLAATAIKLTQDELAALDKVSALPPEYPGWMHVRQGEFRRQQLLESGAV from the coding sequence ATGCGATACAAAAAATTCGGCAGCACCGGCCTATTCGTTTCGGAACTCTGCCTGGGCACCATGACCTTTGGCGGCGAGGGCGAACTGTGGAGCAAGATCGGCAACCTGCAACAGGAAGACGCCAACCGGCTGGTCGGCCGCGCGTTGGACGCGGGCGTCAACTTCATCGACACGGCGGATGTTTATTCGGAAGGCCGCTCCGAAGTCATCACGGGCCAGGCCCTGCGCGATTTGAAGGTGGCGCGCGACGACGTGGTGATCGCCACGAAGGTGTTCGGCCAGACCGGCGCGGGCGTGAATGCGCGCGGCAATTCGCGCGTGCACATCCTGGATGGCGTGAAGAAGAGCCTGGCGCGCTTGCAGTTGGACCACATCGACCTCTATCAGATCCACGGCTTCGACCCCGCCACGCCTATTGAGGAAACCGTGCGCGCGCTGGATACCCTGGTGCAACACGGCCACGTGCGTTACGTGGGGGTGTCCAACTGGGCGGCCTGGCAAATCATGAAGGCGCTGGGCATTGCCGAACGCCTGGGGCTGGCGCGCTTTGAATCGCTACAGGCCTACTACACGATCGCGGGCCGCGACCTGGAACGCGAACTCGTGCCCATGCTGCAAAGCGAAGGCGTCGGGCTGATGGTGTGGAGCCCGCTGGCCGGTGGCCTGCTCAGCGGCAAGTACAGCCGTGATGGCTCGGTTGAAGCCGGCAGCCGCCGCGCCGCCTTCGACTTCCCGCCCGTGGACCGCGACCGCGCCTACGACAGCATCGACGCGCTCAAGTCGGTGGCCGACGCGCGCGGGGTGTCGGTGGCGCAAGTGGCGCTGGCGTGGCTGCTGCATCAGCAAGTGGTCACCAGCGTCATCATCGGCGCCAAGCGGGTGGATCAGTTGGACGACAACCTGGCCGCCACCGCCATCAAGCTGACACAAGACGAGCTGGCCGCGCTGGACAAGGTCAGCGCGCTGCCGCCCGAGTATCCCGGCTGGATGCACGTGCGCCAAGGCGAATTCCGCCGCCAGCAGTTGCTTGAGTCGGGCGCGGTGTAA